The following are encoded together in the Candidatus Krumholzibacteriia bacterium genome:
- the feoB gene encoding ferrous iron transport protein B encodes MTDTRTATGTPLVAIAGNPNVGKTSLFNRLTGQDLKVTNYPGVTVERHVGHTRLTGAGHVEVLDVPGTYSLSGRSAEEQIAIQAIAGLEGNQTPDLLVMAVDSTQLSRNLYLVLQVLELGVPTVVALTMTDMLSRRGQRLDAEALERALGVPVVRMVCHRGEGVDELRAAMDRVLTDPSQGRPGWRWRPEHPALLEDIDQVARLVPENWAGGNQDKRWAFGLWALLSLDDEDELQSIPAELRAIVAERRARADADGREIESQVIRGRYQWIDEHAASAVISTAPPARSRTERLDTALLHPIFGFAIFLLAMGVLFQSLFSWADPAIGLVETAFGAIANGIENVMPPSLARDFLVEGVIAGVGSVVVFLPQILLLFFLIGLMEDTGYMARVAYLMDRVMNKLGLHGRAFVPMLSGFACAVPAVMATRTMESRRHRMITMMAIPLMTCSARLPVYTLLIAALFPPTTVLGFLPVQGMLMVAMYVFSTIIALIAAGVMGKFVFKGPQVPLLLELPPYRVPHWASVLRMMWQRASLFLSEAGRVILICTIILWVLLSFPQNPALETDYDALRTETVAAIENPAAQEEALGELEAQEANDIFLQSYGARLGHAIEPVIEPLGYDWKIGVGLIGAFAAREVFISTMGVVYGVGDAVDEESATLREHIRNETYADGSPVYTPLVGLSLMVFIALSCQCMSTLAAVYRETKAWRWPAFLFTYMTLLAWVASFAVYQGGRALGLG; translated from the coding sequence ATGACCGACACGCGCACGGCCACCGGCACTCCCCTGGTGGCCATCGCCGGCAACCCCAACGTCGGCAAGACCTCCCTGTTCAATCGCCTGACGGGGCAGGATCTCAAGGTCACCAACTACCCCGGCGTGACGGTCGAGCGTCACGTCGGCCACACGCGCCTGACCGGCGCCGGTCACGTCGAGGTGCTCGACGTCCCGGGCACCTACAGCCTCTCGGGACGCAGCGCCGAGGAGCAGATCGCGATCCAGGCGATCGCCGGCCTCGAGGGCAACCAGACGCCCGACCTGCTGGTGATGGCCGTCGACTCCACCCAGCTCTCGCGCAATCTGTACCTGGTGCTGCAGGTGCTCGAACTCGGCGTCCCGACCGTCGTGGCGCTCACGATGACCGACATGTTGTCGCGCCGTGGCCAGCGTCTCGACGCCGAAGCGCTGGAGCGTGCGCTCGGCGTGCCCGTGGTGCGCATGGTCTGCCACCGCGGCGAAGGCGTTGACGAACTGCGCGCCGCCATGGACCGCGTGCTGACCGACCCGTCGCAGGGACGCCCGGGCTGGCGCTGGCGGCCCGAACACCCCGCGCTACTCGAGGACATCGACCAGGTCGCCCGGCTCGTACCCGAGAACTGGGCCGGCGGCAACCAAGACAAGCGCTGGGCCTTCGGCCTGTGGGCACTGCTTTCGCTCGACGACGAGGACGAACTGCAGTCGATCCCCGCCGAGCTGCGCGCGATCGTCGCCGAGCGCCGGGCACGCGCCGACGCCGACGGTCGCGAGATCGAGTCCCAGGTGATCCGCGGGCGTTACCAGTGGATCGACGAACACGCGGCCTCGGCCGTCATCTCGACCGCTCCGCCCGCGCGCTCGCGCACCGAGCGGCTCGACACGGCCCTGCTGCACCCGATCTTCGGTTTCGCCATCTTCCTGCTGGCGATGGGCGTGCTCTTCCAGTCGCTCTTCAGTTGGGCCGATCCCGCGATCGGTCTCGTCGAGACCGCCTTCGGCGCCATTGCCAACGGGATCGAGAACGTCATGCCCCCGTCGCTGGCGCGCGACTTCCTCGTCGAGGGCGTGATCGCCGGTGTCGGCAGCGTGGTGGTCTTCCTTCCGCAGATCCTGCTGCTGTTCTTCCTCATCGGACTGATGGAGGACACCGGGTACATGGCCCGGGTCGCTTACCTGATGGACCGCGTCATGAACAAGCTCGGCCTGCACGGTCGCGCCTTCGTGCCCATGCTCAGCGGCTTCGCGTGCGCGGTACCCGCCGTGATGGCCACGCGGACCATGGAGAGTCGGCGGCATCGCATGATCACGATGATGGCGATCCCGCTCATGACCTGCTCGGCACGCCTGCCCGTCTACACCCTGCTGATCGCCGCGCTCTTCCCGCCGACCACCGTCCTGGGATTCCTGCCCGTGCAGGGCATGCTGATGGTCGCGATGTACGTGTTCAGCACCATCATCGCGCTGATCGCCGCCGGCGTGATGGGCAAGTTCGTGTTCAAGGGACCGCAGGTGCCGTTGCTGCTCGAACTGCCACCCTACCGCGTCCCGCACTGGGCCAGCGTCCTGCGCATGATGTGGCAACGGGCGTCGCTGTTCCTGAGCGAGGCCGGCCGCGTGATCCTGATCTGCACGATCATCCTGTGGGTGCTCCTGAGCTTCCCGCAGAACCCCGCGCTCGAGACCGACTACGACGCCCTGCGCACCGAGACCGTGGCCGCCATCGAGAATCCGGCCGCCCAGGAAGAGGCCCTGGGCGAGCTCGAGGCCCAGGAAGCCAACGACATCTTCCTGCAGAGCTACGGCGCACGCCTCGGCCACGCGATCGAGCCCGTGATCGAGCCCCTGGGCTACGACTGGAAGATCGGCGTGGGCCTCATCGGCGCCTTTGCCGCCCGCGAGGTCTTCATCTCGACCATGGGCGTGGTCTACGGCGTGGGCGACGCGGTCGACGAGGAATCGGCCACCCTGCGCGAACACATCCGCAACGAGACCTACGCCGACGGCTCTCCCGTCTACACCCCGCTGGTCGGCCTGTCGTTGATGGTCTTCATCGCCCTGAGCTGTCAGTGCATGAGCACGCTGGCCGCCGTCTACCGCGAGACCAAGGCCTGGCGCTGGCCGGCCTTCCTCTTCACCTACATGACCCTGTTGGCCTGGGTGGCGAGCTTCGCGGTCTACCAGGGTGGCCGGGCACTGGGCCTGGGCTAG
- a CDS encoding FeoA family protein gives MTSLVDASTGTHGRLAEIGGERSFRRRLMEMGLLPGTPIRVVRRANIEGLVEIEVRGCHLTLRKSEASALLLQS, from the coding sequence ATGACCAGCCTCGTCGACGCCAGCACGGGCACGCACGGTCGCCTCGCGGAAATCGGGGGCGAGCGCTCCTTCCGCCGCCGTCTCATGGAGATGGGGCTCCTGCCGGGAACGCCGATCCGGGTGGTGCGCCGCGCCAACATCGAGGGCCTCGTCGAGATCGAGGTCCGGGGCTGCCACCTGACTCTCCGGAAGTCCGAAGCCAGCGCTCTCCTGCTCCAGAGCTGA
- a CDS encoding TlpA disulfide reductase family protein, producing MLRTLILVFALATPAVGSDAPSTTPAEATRTEVGQTAPSFALTTVDGRVFDLEEQRGKVVLLNFWATWCPPCIAEMPALRDRVYERFAGDDFAMLCIAREEDDAKIVPFAEKHEVTALPMAGDVDRSVYALYAEHTIPRNVVIDRDGRIVFQSFGFEEDEFAEMIEVIEEQIAIQAVGTPLRVERDGD from the coding sequence ATGCTGCGCACCCTGATCCTCGTCTTCGCCCTCGCCACGCCGGCGGTGGGCAGCGACGCTCCCTCGACCACCCCGGCCGAGGCCACGCGGACCGAGGTCGGCCAGACGGCGCCGTCCTTCGCGCTGACGACGGTCGACGGCAGGGTGTTCGACCTGGAGGAACAGCGCGGCAAGGTCGTGCTGCTGAACTTCTGGGCCACGTGGTGCCCGCCGTGCATCGCCGAGATGCCGGCCTTGCGCGACCGCGTGTACGAACGCTTCGCCGGCGACGACTTCGCCATGCTCTGCATCGCCCGCGAGGAGGACGACGCGAAGATCGTCCCCTTCGCCGAGAAGCACGAGGTGACGGCCCTGCCGATGGCCGGCGACGTCGACCGCAGCGTCTACGCGCTGTACGCCGAGCACACGATCCCGCGCAACGTGGTGATCGACCGCGACGGGCGGATCGTCTTCCAGTCCTTCGGATTCGAGGAAGACGAGTTCGCGGAGATGATCGAGGTGATCGAGGAGCAGATCGCGATCCAGGCGGTGGGCACACCGCTGCGCGTAGAGCGCGACGGCGACTAG